The DNA window tgtccagtgtaaattcaacactaacagagtacatatggtcctaCTCTGGACCAGGGTAGCACAATGTGCACTCtgcaagagttgatttaacactggacattttactatgtaCAGGAAGATGTCAATTTTAAAGTGACATTAGGTACTGAATATTCTTCATCACAAGGATGCGATGATTGTTTCTGAATGCAGCCAACCAtcataatttaaatttcataCGGTCCGTGTCGCTTATCATTTCGGTAGGACTGGCTCATTTGTAAGATTCACTTAATGGTAATTAAGTGTCAAGGCAGTTTGAGTTGTCAAGTGAACCTAGtttaaatttacaaaacaatgattttttttggcGGCACTAACCTGTTTAAAGGCATAGCATCAGTATACTATCCAGAATTTGAACTAATGGACCTCTAAATATGAGCACACATGTTTATAATCCCAAAATGGTGGTGCCAAGCCTTCTGACTGCTCATTCGGTCAAGTTATCTTAAAGAAACAGACGAGCCTGAGTCAGAAATTTGGCTGATCCTCACTGACAGAGTAAAGCCAATTTACCATTGATTGCCCATTAAATATACTGTTTATTCTTAGAAATGACTTTTTGTTTCCTGAACAATGCTGAGTTGATGGTAGTTCTTTAAGGTCCCACGTGGATCTGGAAATTatgattaatgtaaaaaattaattgtttcaATTGTGAAGCCACTAGGCTGGAAGAATTCATGTTCAGAGTCAGGAGAATCAATCAAAATTGAGTGTCATTGCCAAATCAAACTCTCATGAGTGGAACAGGCTGTCTCCCAAACAGCTTATGAGGTAGAATCTTGTCTTCTGGACTCTACATTTATATCCTCTAAgactcagcagaaaaaaaagtatttaaatgtttttcaacaTAATAAAAGTATGTTGGATGGCATTGTCtagttgcagtgaaaatataatttttgaatGGCCTCTGGAGTACATGTGATTTTAGAGATGAAGTCCCCTATGGCAGACAAAAATGTATAGTCGTGTCTTAGTAGGACAGGGTGGTTAAACAATCCAGTGACGTTATAAACCGCTGATTTGACTCGCAAACATTTGTTCCCTTGGTATGGATTGGTGTGTGCAGTTACAGTACACTGCACACGGGACAAAAACATTCAGATGAGACTTTCCGTGAAAATGACGCTATTCCTTTAGTTCTCAGTGCAGTAGATATTTAGTCCAGAAAATTGTAAAGTTTTGCTTCTAATGTAGATTTATTCGTTTGCACTCTGCACAGAACAAAGGTTCTTTGACTGGGATTTAGCTCACTAGTAACTATTCTGgatctatgtaaaaaaaaaaaaaaaaattttttgaaagTTCACAGTCTTGCCCATACTTACTTTAATGAagataattgtattattttcatttatagttGATTATCTTGTGGGAATGAGAAAAAGTGCACTGAAATGTTATGTTAATGATTTAAAAGAATCTAGAGCTTGGCAAGTTGACTTGGATATACTCTAAGTTGATAAATGCCTTATCGTGGTTAAATggattaaaattttattttccatttacaaCACAAGTTAATTTTTCAAATgggaaatatgtatttatttatttttttacataagtaGAAGTGTATAGTGCTTGAAATTACTCAAAGAATTTCCCATGGAATGGTTTCTCgcaacatattaaaaatgtgttctatCAATAATCTAACTATGCAGCTATGTATGAAACCATGTCTAGACACAGTGCAACAAGCCATCCAACGAATGCAGGGCTAACCCAGAGTTGGCTTGTGGTTTCTATAAAACCGGTCACCGGTCGTCTTCGTGTCACATGGCACATAAGGCCACTACAAAACAGTTACTTAAACATTTTGTCAGTTACATCTAGAACGTTGTTTCTGAAGTTGCACCACGATCAGGCGTCAACCTTAGCAGCAACTCTGAAGACAACAGTACGAAAGCATCCAGCAACTTGCCTAAACTTAGAGGAGGTGTGCAAGGACAGGTGTAGATATTCAACTGAACAGAACAGCCAATCCATCAAGCATATTATTATCTTTCAGCTCCACACAGCAAGAGCCTGAACTAGCACTGAACTATGAAATAGCCGGGTAAAATATTAGCACACTGCAAACCTTTAGGGAAcgtaaataaaaaaggaaacaagctatttatttccttatgagcaaaaaataaataaaataaaaacaaaataaataggaaaTGTGTTCACCGGTCAATTTATCTTTCAAAGAATGCTAAACTTTCATACTTATTGGAGCAAGCAAAGAAGCAGGGGTATCGCTAGCTTAAGGCCAATGTCAGTGTGAAGAActtttcacagacacacacctccaGTTGCCTTTTACAGCATGTTGTAGCACAATGCACAACTCCacaacagtgtttttttgtcttgttaaGCAGTTATGTTCAGCAAATGTATGAGCATTCAGCAGTATTTCAACATTCCACgaaaacaacaacattgaaCACAGCAGGATAGGGCTGCACTGTTTCTTTAGGAGCTGAGTAAAGAATGAAAGTTTGGAAATAAGTTGCTTTAATTTTATTGCTGCTCAGAATTGAAATATATGAAACAGAAATATGTTTTGGCCTGAGCGGGCAAAGATCCAGGCACTTGCGTGTTGAGTTTCGGAGAAAGGAAACTAGTTGGAtcattgtttcttttgtttggctttatttaatttttttcatttttttgtagttgtactccatgctgaaatgttttccaAGAAGCATAACTGGAGTAATTTCAGTAGTGTATGCGGGTTTATACAGCCCACCTCTACCACTCATCACTGGGATTAAATATAACAGTTCAGAGGATTCACGTTTATTTTTTAGTCATAATCTTGATTTATGCACAGCAAACGTAATACTGAGTTGCTGTGTATTCCAATATGATGCTCAATGTCTTGCCAAGCTTTGCGTTTTGTGATTCTGTCTGAACAATGCTTCCGCTGGCTAGGTCATGTAATGCAGACATTTCCATAGTCAGGAcctgaatgttttcattgttttaatgccGCAAAACTGTTAAACAAATGCTATTGAGATTGCTTAGTATCCTATCCTCAAAACATGCACCAGTGGTGGCTtgtgtgtacacagtaaaaatgttcagtgttaattcaactctaacagagtacatatggccctactctgtaagagttgacttaacactgtacattttactgtgtattattGAACATGTTGTGTCACAAATGTGATTTTCCTGGCTATGTCACTGATCTGTCATAGAGAACCAATAAGTTTAATGTAAAGTGAAGTCTATTGTGCTCTCCCTTGATAATTTTCCTATAACTATAAAAAGGAAGTTGAGTATAAAACACATATAGTACGATTTCGAGTTAATCTATATTTACTGTGAATGAGTAATGAGTAAATGCATCAGTGTGAATTAGTCCGTCAGTCCATTGGACTTGCAGATATTGAGCTGCTATTGAAGATGCGTCTAAAATGGGAACACGCAAGTAGAATGTGCAAATTACATGCACTACACAACTATCAATTATATCATGCACcaaacacatattcacacatgcaAGGCAATAACGCACAGCTTTTTTTATAAGTTTACAATACACTGAGGCTGAACATGAAATTGTATGAGATCTTTTCGTGGGCCAGATTTGTAATACGCACTGGTTTgctcaaatttatttttgaataattgGGGACTAAGCTGAAAACAGCATGAAAGGGTTTATTCATGAAAAGGTTCAGTCAAACAGCTTTACCCAAAAGGATGTTTGGGTAGCTGTGCTATCCAAACCTATTCTTTACAAATAGAAATGTATTGCAAATaggtattattttattgtctaTAGGTCGAAGAGGAACGTGTTTGTGGGGTAACTTTCACCATTCCTCCATATACAATCTTTCGAGATCCTTCAGATGCGTCTGTTTACGCTTGTGGCCTGCcctcttcaattcaaaccacaaaCTTTCGATCGAGTTGAAGTCTAGAGATTGAGAGGCCAGACGACTATTTTGTGGTCAGTTTACTGTTTCTTGGCTGGTTTTGAAGTACActttgtatcattgtcttgctgaaagatctATTCGCCAACAAGTTTGAACTTCTCGGCAAAAGgggaaatcagtttttttttttttttttttgctgaaatgtcCAGTGTATATTCAAGACAGTTCATGATTCAGTTGACCTTAACAAGTAGATGCAAAACATCAAAGTTCCACCCGCATATTTACCTTGGTATGATGTGTGTGGCATATTTACCAGGAGTCAAAATGGATCACGGAATAAGTCTGTAGTCCACACGGccatgcttgtatgtgtgctgGACAGGCGCCTGAAAGGAACAAAATTTCGAATTTGCTTCCCAGTATTAAAAAGTTTAAGAGCCAGTGCTGTACTGCCGCTACGGTAAGAACAGGCTACCTTCACCCAAGCTGGAAGCAAAAGTAGAACATACTGCTTTAATTAGAATATTTACACAATATTTATACGTTTCATCAAATATAGAGCAATGTTGTAGTtactcttattattattattttttttaaagatacatGCCAAAACTGCTTGGATCATGcaattttaaatgctttgtaTTGCACTGAACCTTACACAAAGCCATATTCTAATTCTAATTGATTTATCTGAGGGTGCTACACAGCTGattgaaaaaagtgaaatgggTTCCAACAACCTATCAAATATCTGCAAATATCTGCTAAGGTAGAATTTTTTAAAGTGTCACTTGTGCAATGACTATGAGGTACTGGGGTAATTTTAATCTAAGTTTGTACAGTTTGATGTGAAAAAGCCAGAAAATCAATATGGCTGCCAGGAAATAGGAAGTGGGCCAATATGTACTATTTCTGCCAGGTTTCAGTCCAACGTTAATTATACATCAAACTTGTAATTGTACACAAAAATGGCAGTCAAATATGCATAATTTGTGGAAAGCGTGGGTATTTTGGCTTCTCAGTCCATCAAGGCTGAATAAAATTGGAAAGCACAAATTTCTCTCCAAAACAAATCATCTATTCAAAACAAGAGTGGCTGTCAGGAAGTACTTAAACAACAGCACAGAAATCTTGACAAAGGCAATGGGAACTGTCATATTGTGCCTTGTCCCTGGATTGCTGAACTTAAATACCTAGATGATGACATTTCGACAAATATTTCTCAATGCATGGTGCACTTTGCCACACTTAATATAAATCTGCCGACTGTTTATGTGAGTTAGTCAGATAAACTGACTGGCGCACTAACCAAAGGACACCTATCTGCACATGTGATGTAAGGATATTTTGTAGTTTTAGATGACAACCTGACACtttacagtaggcctatatattcTCAAGCTCCATAGTTTCAGCTGTTTTGAAGGAGTTGGACTGGGAAAGAATCTGCAGAGGTGGTATAGTTCACGCCAAAAAAGGCATAAAGAGTACGTTTTCATTCCAAGAGTTAACCCAATATCTGATCAAATAGGCCTATAACACGTAAACTATATTGCTTGATCACATTCCCTTAGGCTAATCCACCAACAGAAAAATCGACACTCCGTTTACATTCCCGTACGGTCTGGGGGGAATGTCGAGTTTTCCTAAATCTTACACGATTTGATGACGAACTGAATATGTAGGCTATTACACCGGAAAAGCGCAAGACGTCGTTTGAGGGCACCAGCGAAGCAGCCTTACTGTAATAGGCAGACTTAATAAGTTGCTCAGCCTGTGTCTTCCTTCTTTCTAGCCGATCATAATCATTTTCGTCTCGCTGCCCTCCTTGGAGGAGGGACCATGAATACAGGAAGCACACGCTGGTTTTGCCTTGAGCCACAAAAAAACGCCAACTAGACTGTCTTacgcaaaaataaaatggagctCCGAGTGTTGTTATCCTTCTTGATCCTCCTCGTTTTAGGTTCGTTCTCAGAATGTTCCAAAGCGAGGAGAGGACCAAAAGTCACAGTTAAGGTAGGCGCCGCATCCTGCACTGGTCGTATTTCTCAGCAATTCTGCGTAAGGAATACCGGAGCGATGGGCTACAGTATTCTGCAATAGCCTATGCAattaacgttagcttgctaccGGCAGACATAAGCGTAGGCTACATTTATGCTCTTTGAGTTCGGTCAGTCGCATTGTATACGCTAATTTCAGTGATACAATTACAGTTGAAATTCTTTTGCAAATAAGCATCTACGTTGGGACATAGGCTATATACAAACATCAGGGTAGTGATGTAGGCTGCCATGGAGATACCTAGCGAACGGTCAAATCCGTGCTGCCCGTGTTATAGAATCGTTGCTATTTCTTCAACATCGATTAGTGTTTGgcaataaacaaatgttttatttagcatgTCAATGACTGCGccatatgtatttgtttataggCCGGCTTTGTACACAtcctgtttttgtatttattatatatttatttataaatatattttattggtcTTGTTTATCGTCTTCGCGAAGCAGTAGTCGAATGTGTGCAGTTGTACGTCTAAACATACATTAGGCCTAACTGACCACTTCAAGACGACTAAGTAAAGCAAGACGTGTTGTGCATGGATGATCAATTAAACAGGGTTATTTTCCAAACATTCCACCACCCCTTTTCCTATGAACGACATATTTTTAATCTAAAGGACAATTACACCGACTTACTTAACACCAAGTCTGTAAGAAACAAGTATACTCTATGGTGTAAAATTAAATTCGATAAAATTAGTGTACACtcgatttatttttaaagagacaaGATACGCTTAATTATTGTATATAATAATGTTGTATATCAAGTGGCTTTTAAAATACgttcatgaatacattttgcaCATAGTTTTAGGTAAGATTTGCAAATTCcttgtttttatattcttttcttttttcaggtgTTCTTTGATATAACGGTGGGCGGGCACGAGGTCGGCAGGATTGTCATTGGTCTATTTGGAGACGTGGTTCCTCAGACCGTCAATAACTTTGTTGCTCTAGCCACGGGAGAGGtattgtattaataataatacttcatAGTGATGTGAAccaacacagtaaaatatccagtgttaatgcAACGCTTCATAGATACCATTTGATCCCACATTTCAGAGTGGAATCAAaggttatctgttaagagttgaattagcactggacattttgctgtgaatTGAAGTGAGACTTGGTTGAGTGGCTCGCTCATCCATTACAGGATCACACCCAAATGACCAAAATAATTGCTGACAGCTACGCTTGACCCCTTCGAGAGTGAACATAATCTGtacatgttttgtttgtctgcAAAGTCTGCAACGTACCCTCATGGAGCTAAGCCTTTTTTACATTGACAGTGATTAACCCTGCTGTACGGGTACACAACAACGTAACGAAGGTGTGGTTTCAAAGTGCTAACCGTAACCGTGCCAGTGCTGTAAAAGGGTCTCGTTTTGCAGAAAGGGTACGGCTACAAGGGAAGCAAGTTTCACAGAGTCATCAAAGACTTCATGATCCAAGGAGGGGACTTCACTGCTGGGGATGGAACAGGAGGTATGCTCTGGTGACAGGGAAGGACTGGAAGGTGATACCTACTCACGTTCCCATTAGCATGAATTTATGTAGTGTTAATATTAATTCCAAGTTTAATGCCTCATGGGAAAGAGCATGGtgcacatgaaaatgaaaaaaatattattactcTTACTCTTAAAATATTCTTACTTGTCATTCCTTATTAAAATCGtaaacttttgcattttttaaattggtgtcattttaaaaagtcaggaGCATGCAAATGATTGGTTTAAATGGGTATGGAAGTTGTCAATTCACTCAAAAAGTACCTTCCTTAGCTGCATCAAAGTGAAATGAGACCatctttctgtaaaaaaaaaattgtttggaaTCAACTCTCAGTGCAAATGATTTGTGTGTTCAAAGGTAAATTTTCTGTAACACTTTAATGGACGTTCTTGTCCACTAAACCCATAATTTCTGTCGACAGTCGTCCTTCACTTTGACTTAAAATGAACTGCCAAGCCGTGCTTCAGAGACATAGTTTCGCAAGTTCAGTGATCGCCACAATTAGCTCCTTAAACCGTGTTTGTGAGGGAAAAAGGCAAAGGTCAACTTTAAGGTCAAATTTAAATACGAGCGTTGATTCGATGCGGGCGGCAGCAGAGTTGCTTATCTGGAAACTGAATCTCTTGTCGCGGCTCCAGGCAGGAGCGTCTATGGTACTTCCTTCCCCGACGAAAACTTCAAGCTGAAGCACCTGGGGGTCGGGTGGGTGAGCATGGCCAACGCGGGGCCCGACACCAACGGCTCGCAGTTCTTCATCACCGCCGCCCGGGCGCCCTGGCTGGACGGCAAACACGTGGTGTTCGGCAAGGTCCTGGACGGCATGGTACGCCCGCACTTCCTCGTGGCGCACTTCACTTAGCACCACACGCTAAGTACTCGGCACAAGAACTGGAAAAAGAACTACCCtcgacacattacattacaggcgtttagcagacactcttatccagagcgacttgcgcAACTTTTTAcgcagcatttacactgcatttctacagctggataACACATCGCCACGCTGTGACTTGCAAATTGAGTGAAACGGTTTCTTCACAAATGTATGTTTCGTGAGATCAGCAGTTGTCCTGTGGAATGTTCTACAGTGATATTTCAAATTGGATGCGCTGGTGCCGCTGAACTGTTTTAAAAATcgtatttgtgattttattgtgGATACATGTAGTTGTTTTTAAGAGTCTAAATAAAGgaatgatgatgacgatgaccTAAATTAACTCATCAAATTGTGTTTTCGgattaaaagtttattttttttcacatgttgCATGTGTTTTTGGGTCAGGGTTATGCACAAGATGGTGATTTAATTGAGGCCTGTGAGTTTGCAGGACTAAGAAAAGGACCAGAAGGTCTATCAGCACCTGTGTTATCTTTCCATCTGACAATTTAACCAAATGAGTTCTCTTAGTTTTGAGCGATTCGGCTGTGTTTTCTCACGTTCATCGTTTGTCTTCTCTTCTGCAGTCTGTGGTTCACACGATCGAGCTCCAGGACACAAACGAAAGGAACCTGCCCTATACGGAGTGCGTGATTGTCAACAGCGGGAAGATTGAAGTCAAGGAGCCCTTTGTGGTAGAAGTGGAGGGCTGGTAGGATTAGCGTTACGCGCTAATAACACTAATCCTACTACCACCCTGCTACTGACATGCCTGATTTTTGCTTGTTACAGAAGTTCACTGTAATGCTTACAGGTTCTAAAGTATTTTCTGTCCTAATAACGTAGCCATATGATACGTGTAAGATCCAGTTTTAAGGTACTGTATGCAACTTTTTATATTCTACTTGCCAAGCAAAAAAGGAAGTGTACACGTATGCACCAGCTGAATAGCACTTTACCATTGTGACACATGCTGAGAAGTAATATATATGCCAAACATTGTGCTGTGTAAGTAAATgatttttctgcatttcttgATAAATGCAGTATTTGAGTGCCAGGAAGGCTGCATTGTGGGTGCCAATGAATTCCCTGCCACATATGCAAGTTTCGTACAAAACGTATGTAAGGatggactgtatttatttcagaaattgtgGTTGTAGACAAACGTGGGTAGCTCTTTTCCAGATTCTCCCCTCCACCACTGGCACGTAAGTTGtgaaaacatgcatgtaaaAGCACAGATACAGCAAGCCTGGATTTATTACAGACCTTCATTGTCAGTAGACCTTCTACATCTTGCGTGCAATATGGCATAATggctaaaattattttatattactatgattttttaaattcagcccTTGTCAGACATTCCCAACATCCAGCAACCTGCTATATGTTGCATATCATGTGATGATTGATGTGACATTAGCAGCTAACTCATCTATGAGTTACTGTGTCCTTGCCTGACCATtcttcccatgatgcacttcACTTAGCACTACATGCTAAGTACTTGGCACAAGAACTGCGAAAAGAACTACCCTTgccacattttgttttgaaccCTATATGGTCAGTGGGGCATCCCTTCAACTGTAGTGTTTAGTTAATGGTGTAACAATGAGAATTAATCAGCGGCAGATATGACCATGAAAACTGTGTGTTCACCTCACAAATGTTCATAGCACACTGCAACATTGTAAGAAGTGaaacacatgcgcgcacacaaacacacacacatacatacatgcatacatacacacacaagctaaCTAACCATAACTTGGGGAGAAGAACTTAAGTTATGGTAGCTAGCTGGCTCGTCAATATGTGACCTTCTATATCTTGTTGAAATCATCCATCTCGATATAGCTAATGGTAAGGATAAGGCATaaagcatacattttttcagttgtaTTAAACCAAGAGACATTCATGCAAGGGCAGCATGTCTACCTGTGATGCCCATATAACAATGTAAGAGTGACATTTTAAGTAAGTTCAGTTTTGTATAGTAAATAACTGGTGTGTACGCAAGGGTCTTAGACATCAGTATGGAATTATTATTCACCGTTCACTGACAGTTCTTTCATATGATAGCAGTTATATTTGTTTGCTATTGGGTACACCAGAAACAGCGGATGACttcatatattttcataaatttcttaaacatttcattaaaatgtcctGTTTGGTAAAATATGTACTGCATAAGACCCAGGTCCACTGTGTGCTGGCTTTCCTGGAGGAAATTCCAGCTGCCAGCCTAAGATGGATTCTGGCTGGTATCAGCTTCTGTTCCAGCTGGATACCATCTGGAATTTGGTGATGGTCTGT is part of the Anguilla anguilla isolate fAngAng1 chromosome 10, fAngAng1.pri, whole genome shotgun sequence genome and encodes:
- the LOC118206971 gene encoding peptidyl-prolyl cis-trans isomerase C, yielding MELRVLLSFLILLVLGSFSECSKARRGPKVTVKVFFDITVGGHEVGRIVIGLFGDVVPQTVNNFVALATGEKGYGYKGSKFHRVIKDFMIQGGDFTAGDGTGGRSVYGTSFPDENFKLKHLGVGWVSMANAGPDTNGSQFFITAARAPWLDGKHVVFGKVLDGMSVVHTIELQDTNERNLPYTECVIVNSGKIEVKEPFVVEVEGW